Sequence from the Candidatus Margulisiibacteriota bacterium genome:
ACCAGCTTTTCGGGCAATATTCGTGTAATAATATTCTCCGTTATTTTCCGAACAAACCCAGTGCTCGTTTTTAGATTTGATAATCCAGCACTCTTTGTTAATTTGTGTAAATAAAGCAGTCAAGCGGTGACCATAAACATTCGTGGAATTCTCAAAAAACTGCTCTAAACTGTCCGGCAAAGCCATATCTAAAACCACGCGAGCTTGCGCACATATCGAACGAAACAGCTTTGTCATTTTTGCTTTAATTTTTACCGGCCTATAAGACAGACCGCCAATTCCTAAACCAGCTAAAATAGCCAGTTTATCCAGGTAAGACACTTCATTAAGTGCACAGTTATGTATATTTAAAATATAATCAATAAGCAGTTTATGATAGCCGTCGTACACGCTAATATTAAAAAGCAATCTATCAACAGAATATTTCCCTCCGGAAACAATTTTATAAAAAAAGGTTGTTTTTTCCAGCGGCAAAAGGAATGGGGAAATAGAAAAACCTTCTTTCAGCCATTTTCCAGTGTAGGCCAAACCAACCAAATTATTTCTGTATTGTTTTAATGTTCCTATTTTGGCATTTCTATAATAAACATCCACAGCTTCTACAAACATAATTGTCGCCTCGATAATTTAGCAGTTTGATACTTTCCTGCGTCAAGATTTTGCGACACTTCATTTAGTCTTATTTTGCCGGAAGATGTGCGCGGTAACGGCTCATAAGAGAGAGCGAATTTTTTTATTTTCTTATGCACAGATAACCTGCGGCTTTTTCTAGCCAACTCTTCAGCCACACGCTGATAACAATTCTCCAGCCTAACCACGGGTACTATTACAGCAAAAACCATTTCCCGACCGGCAATCCGCCGTCCTAGAACAGCAAGCTCTTTGATCAGCTTAGAGGTCGCGTAATACGGTTCCAATTCTTCAGGATAAATATTTTTGCCGGAATCCAAAACGATTACATTTTTTTTACGTCCGGTGATATGCAAATCGTCGTCTTTATCCAAAAACCCCAGATCGCCTGTGGCAAACCAGCTCTCAGGATCAAAGGCTTCTTTATTCGCTTGAGGGTTATGGTAATAGCCCGCCATAACTGAAGCGCCTTTCAGATAAATTTCGCCGACACCATTAGTGTCTGGCCGGTGGATTTTTACAAAGTTTCCACGAAATGGTTTGCCTACACAAGCTGGTTTCGGCTTCTCCACAGAATTACCGCAAAAGCCAGCGGCGGTTTCGGTCAAGCCGTATCCTTCCAATAATTTAAAACCAGCTCTCTCATAATAATAAAAATATTTTGGCTTCAGCGGCGCTCCGCCGCTAATGAAAAAACGCACTTTCTTGCCCAGCAACAAACGAATTGGCTGAAAAAATCCCGCTAATAGTCCACTCAAAATCGGAGTTTTTGGAATATGCAATGCGCTGATAATAATAAAATATTTTAACCTAGCTTGAGCCTTGATCTTCTTTAAAACGCTTTCAAATAAAAATTCAAAAATCTGCGGCGTCGCGGCAAAAATCGTTATCGGATATTTAGTAAGACTTTCTATAATATCTCCACTCTTTGGTGAGTTCTGAAAAATTATTGCCGCGCCATTAAAATAACCGCCCAAAAAACCTGTAACCAATCCATACACATGATAGAACGGCAAAAAAGCTAAAATTGTGTCCGACAAATTAATATTAAGATGTTCTCGATAAAAAACCAGCGCGGTGTGAATTAAGTTTGCGTGGGTTAGAGCGACGATTTTAGGCTGGCCAGCAGAACCAGAGGTGTAAAACAAAGCCGCAATCGTGTCCGGTTTTTGTTGTATGTCTGGTAAGAATGGCTGTTCTACATCAACAGAATTCAGCAAATGTTTTGTCAGGCTGTAATCAGCAGCTGAAAACTCTGGGGAAACATAAACAGCTTTAGCTTTAACTTTTTTAAGAATTTCTCGGCTTTCTCGAAGAGACCAATTAACATCCATGACCAGAACAACCGCTCCTAAAGCCAAAATTGCGCCAAAAGTGAGGCACCAGTCCGCTGAATTTCGGCTTAAAATGCCGACAACATCCCCTGCTTTAAAACCATGTGTTTTTAAGAAAGCGGCGCGTGCCTGCATTAAACGCCAGACATCCTTGTATGATAAATTTCTTTCGGCAAAACATATTTTGTCAGAATATTTAGCAGTTATTTCTTGCGCCAGCAGATAGAAATCCATACAACCTACGCTTCCACTCTGCAAAACTTTTTGGCAGGTGCTTTAGACAAAACCGCCACGGGCAGCGTGTAAACTTCATTTTCTTTGGTGTTTTTATTGATAAGGCTGCCCATGCCTATGTAATTATCTTTGGCTATTTTTATGCCGTTAGCAATAGTAGAATTAGCGCCAATAAAGCCATGCTCTCCAACTTCTACGCCTGCAAGGATCAAAGCATGTGGAGCTACATATACATGATCTTTTACTTCCGCTCCATGCCCAACATAATTACTTCCCATTAAGAAAACATTATCACCGATTTTAGAAAATGGTTGCACAATAACGTTATCTAAAATAATGCAATTTTCCCCAATCTGCACGTTAGGCCATACTCTAGCCCCTGCAGATTGATAAGTCGCACAATGATAGCCGAATTTTTTTAACTTCTGAAATAGCCTAGCCCTTCTGTAATTAAGTTGGCCATAAGCCTGCGCGGCAAAAGCAAAATACTCTTCAGGCGGAAAGATCTTATCAATTTCAT
This genomic interval carries:
- a CDS encoding acetyltransferase, with protein sequence MKKVVIVGTDLFGELAYEYFSKDSSMKVAGFAAEIPSIKKEQFGLPVCPLDEIDKIFPPEEYFAFAAQAYGQLNYRRARLFQKLKKFGYHCATYQSAGARVWPNVQIGENCIILDNVIVQPFSKIGDNVFLMGSNYVGHGAEVKDHVYVAPHALILAGVEVGEHGFIGANSTIANGIKIAKDNYIGMGSLINKNTKENEVYTLPVAVLSKAPAKKFCRVEA
- a CDS encoding HipA domain-containing protein; amino-acid sequence: MFVEAVDVYYRNAKIGTLKQYRNNLVGLAYTGKWLKEGFSISPFLLPLEKTTFFYKIVSGGKYSVDRLLFNISVYDGYHKLLIDYILNIHNCALNEVSYLDKLAILAGLGIGGLSYRPVKIKAKMTKLFRSICAQARVVLDMALPDSLEQFFENSTNVYGHRLTALFTQINKECWIIKSKNEHWVCSENNGEYYYTNIARKAGLDVPETNILENKYLAVKRFDYAENGEKILSLPAYALLEKPGGRLDYVDLLNLALKLTQSKEETIKLFRRMCFNVFAHDHDDHFSKFTFLYVNNKWRVSPNYDLNFSKLRILDQEHYTSVDGEFRKISIKHILQVAEKVNIPLETAERVIAEVKAATACLQKKIPMWNRKYILSALP
- a CDS encoding AMP-binding protein, whose amino-acid sequence is MDFYLLAQEITAKYSDKICFAERNLSYKDVWRLMQARAAFLKTHGFKAGDVVGILSRNSADWCLTFGAILALGAVVLVMDVNWSLRESREILKKVKAKAVYVSPEFSAADYSLTKHLLNSVDVEQPFLPDIQQKPDTIAALFYTSGSAGQPKIVALTHANLIHTALVFYREHLNINLSDTILAFLPFYHVYGLVTGFLGGYFNGAAIIFQNSPKSGDIIESLTKYPITIFAATPQIFEFLFESVLKKIKAQARLKYFIIISALHIPKTPILSGLLAGFFQPIRLLLGKKVRFFISGGAPLKPKYFYYYERAGFKLLEGYGLTETAAGFCGNSVEKPKPACVGKPFRGNFVKIHRPDTNGVGEIYLKGASVMAGYYHNPQANKEAFDPESWFATGDLGFLDKDDDLHITGRKKNVIVLDSGKNIYPEELEPYYATSKLIKELAVLGRRIAGREMVFAVIVPVVRLENCYQRVAEELARKSRRLSVHKKIKKFALSYEPLPRTSSGKIRLNEVSQNLDAGKYQTAKLSRRQLCL